Proteins co-encoded in one Nostoc sp. C052 genomic window:
- a CDS encoding ABC transporter ATP-binding protein has translation MTDEIILQVSNLSKCFKIYSNPWHRAQEWLSRKKETYHQSFWSLKDVSFQVRKGEFLGIIGENGAGKSTLLKIIAGVLKPTSGSYQLNGKLLSLLELGTDFNFELSGRGNAIYSAELLGFPEGYVQKRLEEIAEFSELGEFFDRPMKLYSSGMKARLAFSLFIFLECDVLILDEVLAVGDIFFQQKCYARLEELIAKQITIILVTHQLATVQQYCKEVILLHQGEKIYQGEAREGIIKFYQLKRGFLNNVPQPVNQEKISAPLLETPDDFFWPADEVLIPISFPKTNYAQITRYGICNAKGEATANFLQGEQAYFCCEFQIKESIDVPIANVMITNKFNVLIHSKSSCLQKLSVPKQVSQGDRVRFCRSINLSIAPGEYVLGFALVTMQADDYACIDELPQAEFNRRIQICDVYEKVGVFYVSPHYTFNHHSHFGLCNLPGDEQIQVIKGSN, from the coding sequence ATGACTGATGAGATTATATTGCAAGTCAGCAATCTCAGTAAATGTTTTAAAATTTATTCTAATCCTTGGCATCGTGCTCAAGAATGGTTAAGTCGGAAAAAAGAAACTTACCATCAGTCTTTTTGGTCTCTGAAAGATGTGTCTTTTCAAGTGCGAAAAGGCGAATTCTTGGGAATTATTGGGGAAAATGGAGCAGGTAAAAGTACCTTATTAAAGATTATTGCTGGGGTATTGAAACCCACATCAGGAAGTTATCAATTAAACGGGAAACTTCTCTCACTCCTAGAATTGGGAACTGATTTTAATTTTGAACTCAGTGGGCGAGGAAATGCAATTTATAGTGCTGAGTTGTTAGGTTTTCCCGAAGGATACGTACAAAAACGCCTAGAAGAGATTGCGGAATTTTCCGAACTGGGAGAATTTTTTGACCGTCCGATGAAGTTGTATTCATCTGGAATGAAGGCGCGGTTAGCTTTTTCTCTATTTATTTTTTTGGAATGTGATGTCCTAATTTTAGATGAAGTTTTAGCAGTTGGTGATATTTTCTTTCAACAGAAATGCTATGCCCGTCTTGAGGAACTTATAGCCAAACAAATTACGATTATTTTAGTGACTCATCAATTAGCTACGGTACAGCAGTATTGTAAAGAGGTGATTTTGCTGCATCAAGGTGAGAAAATTTATCAAGGTGAAGCCAGAGAAGGGATAATTAAATTTTATCAACTTAAAAGAGGATTTTTAAATAATGTTCCTCAACCTGTTAATCAAGAAAAGATATCTGCACCGCTTCTAGAGACACCAGATGATTTTTTTTGGCCTGCTGATGAAGTTTTGATTCCTATTTCTTTTCCGAAAACGAACTATGCACAAATAACCCGTTATGGTATTTGTAATGCTAAGGGCGAAGCTACTGCCAATTTTTTGCAAGGCGAACAAGCTTATTTTTGTTGCGAGTTTCAAATTAAGGAAAGTATTGATGTACCAATTGCTAATGTAATGATTACTAATAAGTTTAATGTGCTTATTCATAGTAAGTCTTCCTGTCTACAAAAGCTGAGTGTTCCTAAGCAAGTTAGTCAAGGCGATCGCGTGCGTTTTTGTCGTAGTATTAACCTTAGTATTGCTCCAGGTGAATACGTTCTCGGTTTTGCTTTGGTAACAATGCAGGCTGATGATTATGCTTGCATTGATGAACTTCCCCAAGCGGAATTTAACAGGCGTATTCAGATTTGTGATGTTTATGAAAAGGTAGGTGTTTTTTATGTTTCACCCCATTACACCTTCAATCATCACTCTCATTTTGGATTGTGTAATTTGCCTGGGGATGAACAAATTCAAGTTATTAAAGGCTCAAACTAG
- a CDS encoding winged helix-turn-helix domain-containing protein, whose product MKEIRSELKEKIGITIGISTVDRMLQRIEISLKKNIARHRKRN is encoded by the coding sequence TTGAAAGAAATTCGCTCAGAACTCAAAGAAAAAATAGGAATAACAATTGGTATCTCTACGGTAGACAGGATGTTACAGAGGATAGAAATAAGCCTTAAAAAAAACATTGCACGCCACAGAAAAAGAAACTGA
- a CDS encoding glycosyltransferase has protein sequence MKIFLIASECPPVPGGIATYIGNTAAMFADAGHDITIFARSHQTEIEERNKLKIIKIIPKDTYLLNFTKAHTHSETHPAFPYNVMGYWGAVSYQLAEEVINYIHIYGKPDVIESEDYSGIAYFLLQKKLLGCLELKGVPIVVNLHSPQYLLYPADKMPSYHLCDYWVGRMEKFCILAADGILAPTQYIAQQVKTTLNPDLDIEIIPLPAPQKLLHQEQLSLSSPTPGDIVYFGRLEVRKGIIPLLEACSRLWDAGINFELTAIGSDTWYHLEGCYMKVYLTEKYRQYINSGKLIISAPLPQAQLYERVKKAWCVVIPSLWENFPNTCLESMLLGKMILASSAVGHVEMLQTTEMQGGVIFDWHDNNNFADKLNQILSYSATEILELGGKARTLILRISAPKNVLSKRIVHLQKVIGRHQDRNIFPSLNYPPHGKIAYPSSLFKDPDISIKARVSVCIPFYNCGHYISETLSSVFACNYPDLEVIIFNDGTTDKKSLETLVVIEQTYSNLKIIHSENLGVAAARNKMAEIASGEYIAFLDADDRVSPTFYAQAVKVLEQYTNVGFVASWIKEFGDSEKVWVAWNTEFPYLLAHNTLGVCTVVRKTAYLATGGMKSLLAENLEDYECWINMCEKGWLGVVIPELHYFYRIRSDSRLQKSNREQLLYLYELIADLHPQLYQYYGAEIYHLLNQNGASWLWNNPSENTVELNVNSTGMEILSVVNNKLRKVYSNGGISLILNRLLRLTKSLLRT, from the coding sequence ATGAAGATATTTTTGATTGCTAGTGAATGTCCTCCAGTTCCTGGTGGTATTGCAACCTATATCGGCAATACGGCAGCGATGTTTGCTGATGCTGGGCATGACATTACTATTTTTGCTCGCAGTCATCAAACAGAAATTGAAGAAAGAAACAAGCTGAAAATTATTAAAATAATTCCTAAAGATACTTATTTATTAAATTTCACAAAAGCTCATACCCATTCTGAAACCCATCCGGCATTCCCTTATAATGTCATGGGTTATTGGGGCGCTGTTAGCTATCAATTAGCAGAAGAAGTTATTAACTATATTCACATTTATGGTAAACCAGATGTTATTGAAAGCGAAGATTATAGCGGAATTGCTTATTTTTTACTGCAAAAAAAGTTATTAGGCTGTCTAGAACTAAAAGGAGTACCAATAGTTGTCAACCTACATAGTCCTCAATATCTACTTTATCCTGCTGACAAAATGCCTAGTTATCACCTTTGTGATTACTGGGTAGGAAGGATGGAAAAGTTTTGCATCCTCGCTGCCGATGGAATTTTGGCTCCCACTCAGTATATCGCTCAACAGGTAAAAACGACTTTAAATCCCGATCTTGACATTGAAATTATCCCTTTACCGGCACCACAAAAACTTTTACATCAAGAGCAATTATCATTATCCTCACCCACACCCGGAGATATAGTTTACTTCGGTAGGTTAGAAGTCAGAAAAGGTATTATCCCCTTGTTAGAAGCTTGTAGTCGGTTATGGGATGCAGGCATAAATTTTGAACTCACAGCTATTGGTAGCGATACTTGGTATCATCTCGAAGGCTGTTATATGAAAGTTTATTTAACGGAAAAATATCGTCAATACATTAATTCAGGTAAATTGATAATTTCTGCACCTTTACCCCAGGCTCAATTGTACGAACGAGTTAAGAAAGCATGGTGCGTAGTCATTCCTTCTCTGTGGGAAAATTTTCCTAATACTTGCCTGGAGTCTATGCTCTTAGGTAAAATGATTTTAGCATCATCTGCTGTTGGCCATGTAGAAATGCTACAAACAACAGAAATGCAAGGAGGTGTAATTTTTGATTGGCACGATAATAATAATTTCGCTGATAAATTAAACCAAATTCTCAGTTATTCAGCAACTGAAATTTTAGAGTTAGGAGGAAAAGCTCGGACTTTGATTTTGAGAATTTCCGCACCTAAAAATGTCTTATCAAAACGGATAGTGCATTTGCAAAAAGTTATTGGACGGCATCAAGATAGAAATATTTTTCCTTCTTTAAACTATCCACCTCATGGTAAAATCGCTTATCCATCATCTTTATTTAAAGATCCAGATATAAGCATTAAAGCTAGAGTATCTGTTTGCATTCCATTCTACAATTGTGGCCACTATATAAGTGAAACCCTCAGTTCTGTATTTGCTTGCAACTATCCTGATTTAGAAGTGATTATTTTCAATGATGGTACTACGGATAAGAAGAGCCTCGAAACTCTAGTAGTTATCGAGCAAACATATAGTAACCTGAAAATTATTCATTCTGAAAACCTGGGTGTAGCCGCAGCGAGAAATAAAATGGCAGAGATAGCCAGTGGTGAATATATCGCTTTTCTCGATGCCGACGATCGAGTATCTCCAACTTTTTATGCACAAGCAGTAAAGGTGTTAGAACAGTACACAAATGTAGGCTTTGTTGCGTCTTGGATTAAAGAGTTTGGTGATTCAGAAAAAGTTTGGGTGGCTTGGAATACGGAATTTCCTTATCTACTTGCTCACAATACCCTTGGCGTTTGTACTGTGGTACGAAAGACTGCTTACCTTGCTACTGGTGGCATGAAATCTCTGTTGGCAGAAAATTTAGAAGATTATGAATGTTGGATTAATATGTGTGAAAAAGGTTGGTTAGGAGTTGTAATACCCGAACTCCACTATTTTTATCGCATTCGTTCTGATTCTCGTTTGCAAAAGAGCAACCGCGAACAACTGCTCTATCTTTATGAGTTAATTGCTGATTTACATCCTCAGTTATATCAGTATTATGGTGCAGAAATCTATCACTTATTAAATCAAAATGGTGCATCTTGGCTGTGGAATAATCCTTCAGAAAACACAGTTGAACTTAATGTTAATTCAACAGGTATGGAAATACTTTCTGTTGTGAATAATAAACTTAGGAAAGTATATAGCAATGGGGGCATATCTCTAATATTAAACAGGTTGTTGCGATTGACAAAATCACTTCTACGTACTTAG
- a CDS encoding ABC transporter permease — MIKHWLFKNLYQYRRYIFYNAWYELRYRYAGTGIGILWNIIHPLCEILIYTVVFSLLISHGVRGSSYALYLMTGLLPWRTFTETIFQGSNAFMQNSIYLRRLTIPSEVFVAKASLISLFLLLIYLALILPIGVLLGGHLGLGIVLLPILGLLLQGLGFGMGLILANLQILFPDVKQILQFLIPLWSWMMPIFYPETIIPKNLLPWLYLNPPYAFIKSVRNIILENKMPEIHVWLIMLSWAGLFIWLSNVVNQKLQDEIRDVI, encoded by the coding sequence ATGATAAAGCACTGGCTATTCAAAAATCTATATCAGTATCGCCGCTATATCTTTTATAACGCTTGGTACGAATTGCGTTACCGATATGCTGGTACTGGTATAGGTATTTTGTGGAATATTATTCATCCCCTGTGTGAAATTCTCATTTACACAGTGGTATTTTCTTTATTGATTTCTCACGGTGTACGGGGTAGTTCCTATGCTTTATATCTCATGACTGGACTTTTACCTTGGCGGACATTTACAGAAACAATTTTTCAAGGTAGCAATGCTTTTATGCAAAATTCTATTTATCTGAGGCGTTTAACAATTCCATCTGAGGTTTTTGTCGCAAAAGCCAGTTTAATTTCTTTGTTTTTGCTCTTAATTTACTTAGCATTAATTCTCCCCATTGGTGTTTTATTAGGCGGGCATTTAGGTTTAGGAATCGTCTTGTTACCGATATTAGGATTACTTTTACAAGGGTTAGGTTTTGGGATGGGGTTAATTTTGGCTAATTTGCAAATTCTCTTTCCTGATGTCAAGCAGATTTTACAGTTTCTAATTCCCTTGTGGAGTTGGATGATGCCTATTTTTTATCCAGAAACTATTATTCCCAAAAATCTTTTACCTTGGCTTTATCTCAATCCGCCTTATGCCTTTATTAAGTCAGTTCGCAATATCATTTTAGAAAACAAAATGCCAGAAATTCATGTTTGGCTGATTATGCTATCGTGGGCTGGGTTATTTATTTGGTTAAGTAATGTTGTCAATCAAAAACTCCAAGATGAAATTAGAGATGTGATATGA
- a CDS encoding NblA/ycf18 family protein: MNQPIELSLEQEFSLRTFSDQVQHMSHEQAQEFLLMLYKQMMIRETTYQELLKHQWELDSGSILG; encoded by the coding sequence ATGAATCAACCCATTGAATTATCTTTAGAACAAGAATTTAGCCTTAGAACTTTCTCTGATCAAGTGCAGCACATGTCCCATGAACAAGCTCAAGAATTTTTGCTGATGCTCTATAAGCAAATGATGATAAGGGAAACGACTTACCAAGAATTGCTCAAACATCAGTGGGAACTTGATTCCGGTTCAATCTTGGGTTAA
- a CDS encoding RidA family protein, whose amino-acid sequence MSRQFISSGSIFEQEIAYSRAVVDGDWVFVSGTTGFDYSSMTISDDVVKQTEQCFKNINAALTEAGLVMQDIVRVRYILPIREDFEQSWPVIRKYLGDVRPAATMIVAGLSDPRMRIEIEVTAKKTRG is encoded by the coding sequence ATGAGTCGTCAATTCATATCTTCTGGTTCTATCTTCGAGCAAGAAATTGCTTATTCTAGAGCCGTTGTTGATGGAGACTGGGTTTTTGTTTCTGGTACCACGGGTTTTGATTACAGTTCGATGACCATATCTGATGATGTTGTAAAACAAACAGAGCAGTGTTTTAAAAACATTAATGCTGCGCTGACAGAGGCGGGACTGGTAATGCAGGATATAGTGCGAGTTCGTTATATTTTACCGATTCGAGAAGACTTTGAACAAAGCTGGCCAGTAATTCGTAAATATTTAGGAGATGTCAGACCAGCAGCAACAATGATTGTCGCAGGACTTTCAGATCCGAGAATGCGGATTGAGATAGAGGTGACAGCAAAAAAAACTAGGGGCTAG
- a CDS encoding glycosyltransferase: MSTVTPFSSVSEFINLLETRKQKFSASVVYQAPVVSIISSFFNAHKYFAATYESVINQTWQNFEWIIVDDCSTSPEAIALFDSLPAKSTKIKTFYHQINRGLAAGRNTAIAYATGKYLFFMDLDDLLDPTCIEKYVLFLETHPEFSFVNSYSVGFQAEEYWWTHGFNKPSQFIHQNWVTGRLLYRKSDFDCLGGFDENLRFYEDWERWLKAIVNKQKGWTIPEYLDCYRRLDSGLLTTSRAKITEEKQVAGLIHSRYEYFFNKNYFPDITIQQSDFPAHLSVSNIDVVNLLERDYSTKHILCFFPHLEVGGADKFNIDLVTLLAARGYELSIVTTSKSEHPWHKYFYKVTADIFNLSNFLQDNDWLSFTKYIIKSRQINIVFISNSYIAYYFLPLLRSEFPDVAFVDYTHTLDPGWRGCGYPRLSCQFSQFFDLQIVSCRHLAEYYRCLNPQTTEKLQVSYTNVDTSKWVQDKKKRQEVRSHLQIPDDSVVILFPARLVEQKRPLLLISIVQELVNHPLNISTIIVGNGHLLPEIQAKISHFGLDSHFHILPAINPEEMLDIYSTADILLLPSAYEGISLVIYEAMSMQLPVVASDVGGQAELVIPGTGFLVPKTEEEKSEVKEYLKVLIPLIQDSELRCKIGYHARQRVVEMFSLDKMLERMDTLFTEAIASYQTKPKPVINLALAEEMLLVALEYLRQEQALSHLWQEKCHLERQTHQLEQERHELTWKKRAMESSKFWKLRKQWFKFKRSLHLTPDEEI, translated from the coding sequence ATGTCTACAGTTACACCTTTCTCTAGTGTCAGCGAATTTATTAATTTGCTGGAAACGAGAAAACAAAAATTTTCTGCTTCAGTAGTTTATCAAGCGCCAGTTGTCTCAATTATTTCTTCATTTTTTAATGCCCATAAGTATTTTGCCGCTACTTATGAATCTGTAATTAATCAAACTTGGCAAAATTTTGAGTGGATAATTGTTGACGACTGCTCAACATCCCCAGAGGCGATCGCTCTATTTGATTCTTTACCAGCTAAGTCTACAAAAATCAAAACGTTTTACCATCAAATCAACAGGGGATTAGCAGCTGGGAGAAATACTGCGATCGCTTACGCCACAGGCAAATACCTCTTCTTCATGGATTTAGACGATTTGCTAGATCCCACTTGTATTGAAAAATACGTTCTCTTTCTAGAAACTCATCCAGAATTCTCTTTCGTCAACTCTTATTCTGTTGGCTTTCAAGCTGAAGAATATTGGTGGACTCATGGTTTTAATAAACCATCACAATTCATTCACCAAAATTGGGTTACAGGTAGATTACTTTATCGAAAGTCAGACTTTGATTGTCTAGGAGGATTTGATGAAAACCTCAGATTTTACGAAGATTGGGAAAGGTGGCTCAAAGCCATAGTTAACAAGCAAAAAGGTTGGACAATACCTGAATACTTAGATTGTTACCGTCGCCTTGATTCTGGTTTGTTAACAACTTCTAGAGCCAAGATTACAGAAGAAAAACAAGTCGCTGGGTTAATTCACTCTCGCTATGAATATTTTTTTAATAAAAATTATTTTCCTGATATTACTATCCAACAAAGTGACTTTCCTGCTCATTTATCTGTCAGTAACATAGATGTTGTTAATCTTCTGGAACGTGATTATTCCACCAAACACATACTTTGTTTTTTTCCTCACTTAGAAGTTGGCGGTGCTGACAAATTTAATATAGATTTAGTCACTCTATTAGCTGCTCGTGGTTACGAACTGAGTATTGTTACAACTTCAAAGTCAGAACATCCTTGGCATAAATATTTTTATAAGGTGACAGCAGATATATTTAATCTCTCTAATTTTTTACAAGACAATGATTGGTTGAGTTTTACCAAATATATTATTAAATCACGTCAAATTAATATCGTTTTTATCTCAAATTCTTATATTGCCTACTACTTTTTACCCTTGCTGCGTAGCGAATTCCCTGATGTTGCTTTCGTTGACTATACTCATACTTTAGATCCTGGTTGGCGTGGCTGTGGATATCCGCGTCTTTCTTGCCAATTCAGCCAATTTTTTGACTTGCAAATAGTATCGTGTCGTCACCTTGCTGAATATTATCGATGTCTGAATCCGCAAACTACTGAAAAATTGCAAGTTAGTTATACTAACGTTGATACTAGTAAATGGGTGCAGGATAAAAAGAAGCGTCAGGAAGTGCGATCGCACCTGCAAATTCCTGATGATTCAGTTGTCATCTTATTTCCAGCCCGTTTAGTCGAACAAAAACGTCCTCTACTGTTAATTAGCATTGTTCAAGAATTAGTCAATCACCCTCTCAATATCTCGACAATTATTGTGGGTAATGGTCATTTATTACCCGAAATACAAGCAAAAATTAGTCACTTTGGTTTAGATTCACATTTTCATATATTGCCTGCTATTAACCCTGAAGAAATGCTTGACATCTATTCTACTGCTGACATTTTGTTACTACCATCAGCTTATGAAGGGATTTCTCTGGTGATTTATGAAGCAATGTCAATGCAATTGCCAGTGGTTGCTTCAGATGTTGGCGGACAAGCAGAATTAGTTATCCCTGGAACTGGTTTTTTAGTTCCTAAAACAGAAGAGGAAAAAAGCGAAGTCAAGGAATATTTGAAAGTATTAATTCCTTTAATTCAAGATAGCGAACTACGCTGTAAAATCGGCTACCATGCACGGCAACGAGTCGTTGAAATGTTTTCCTTAGATAAGATGCTTGAACGCATGGATACCTTATTTACAGAAGCGATCGCCTCATACCAAACCAAACCCAAACCAGTCATCAATCTGGCTTTAGCTGAAGAAATGCTCCTTGTTGCCCTAGAATACCTGCGCCAAGAGCAAGCTTTAAGCCATCTCTGGCAAGAAAAGTGTCATTTAGAGAGACAAACACATCAACTTGAACAAGAAAGACACGAATTAACTTGGAAAAAACGAGCTATGGAATCATCCAAGTTCTGGAAGTTACGGAAACAGTGGTTTAAGTTTAAGCGATCACTGCATTTGACTCCAGATGAGGAAATATAA
- a CDS encoding sulfotransferase — MEYHLKKLVTHYRKALQIKPDSLAVYEKIAELYYEQGELDKTLEVCQESLQIQADLASAPKVLNKILQTLGFEGEEITAFQNLLQSKLVYESFHLLLSCSEEVKIAADVKTWKDAIVLGYDSQKKNQWNEAITAYMKAIEIEPSLSLSYYELNSIISYCTSLEQNELSRIIASYHQIIQGRLTPPYADVALGDMLTKQGKITEAITAYKTGIDKTIYPNKKYTNKYIDCPKIYNVSFLIIGMGKAGTSSLYHYLCQHPQILPATDKELHFFNKNFDLGLDWYLAHFPPLPVEGGFLTGEATPWYLGSYEVEKKVFQLFPKIKLIAILRNPVKRAISQYYMSLKMMKEHRSLEVAMTSELEILKGVGDPTKVSDKYWQTEKGYLWLGFYFYFLEKWMTLFPREQFLILRSEDLSSQTEKTMKQVYDFLEIADYSLLEYSKVNSGSYSKTSNELHQKLSDFFQPHNQKLEDYLGMKFDWE; from the coding sequence ATGGAATATCATCTCAAAAAATTAGTAACTCATTATCGAAAAGCTCTACAGATAAAGCCTGACAGCCTAGCTGTTTATGAAAAAATAGCTGAACTTTATTATGAACAAGGAGAATTAGATAAAACCCTCGAAGTTTGCCAAGAATCTTTGCAAATTCAAGCTGATTTAGCATCAGCACCTAAAGTTTTAAACAAGATACTACAAACTCTAGGTTTTGAAGGAGAAGAAATTACTGCCTTTCAAAATCTTCTCCAAAGTAAATTGGTTTATGAAAGCTTTCATCTGCTGCTGTCATGTTCCGAAGAAGTAAAAATTGCTGCTGATGTTAAGACATGGAAGGATGCTATTGTATTGGGATATGATTCCCAAAAAAAAAATCAATGGAATGAAGCTATTACTGCTTATATGAAAGCAATTGAAATTGAACCATCCTTATCTTTATCTTATTATGAATTAAATTCTATAATTTCCTACTGTACCTCACTTGAGCAAAATGAATTATCGAGAATCATTGCTTCATATCATCAAATCATTCAAGGACGTTTAACTCCACCCTATGCTGATGTGGCGTTAGGAGATATGCTAACTAAGCAAGGTAAAATAACAGAAGCTATTACTGCCTATAAAACTGGTATTGATAAAACAATTTATCCCAATAAAAAATATACGAACAAGTATATAGATTGTCCTAAAATTTACAATGTAAGCTTCTTAATTATTGGTATGGGTAAAGCTGGCACTTCTTCGCTTTATCATTATCTGTGCCAACATCCTCAAATTCTCCCAGCTACCGACAAAGAATTACATTTTTTTAATAAAAATTTTGACCTCGGACTTGATTGGTATCTAGCCCATTTTCCTCCCCTTCCTGTAGAAGGAGGCTTTTTAACCGGAGAAGCAACTCCTTGGTATCTCGGTAGCTATGAAGTTGAAAAAAAAGTATTTCAGCTATTTCCCAAAATTAAGCTAATTGCTATACTACGTAACCCTGTTAAAAGAGCAATTTCTCAATACTATATGAGCCTTAAAATGATGAAAGAACATCGTTCTTTAGAAGTAGCAATGACATCTGAACTGGAAATCCTGAAAGGTGTAGGAGACCCTACCAAAGTCAGTGATAAATACTGGCAAACAGAAAAAGGATATCTCTGGCTTGGTTTCTACTTCTATTTTTTAGAAAAATGGATGACTCTTTTTCCAAGAGAACAGTTTCTGATTTTGCGAAGTGAAGACCTTTCTAGTCAAACCGAGAAAACTATGAAACAGGTTTATGATTTTTTAGAAATAGCTGATTACTCCCTCTTAGAATACTCCAAGGTTAATTCTGGTTCTTATTCAAAAACTAGCAACGAATTACACCAAAAGTTATCTGATTTTTTTCAACCGCACAATCAGAAGCTGGAAGATTATTTAGGTATGAAATTTGATTGGGAATAA